The Methylocystis sp. ATCC 49242 region ATTTCGGCCAGCCTCTCGGAGGACGCGCGCGCCGGCCGGTCGCTGCGCGCGATCCTGCTGTCGCCGCCCATGCTCGCCGCCATGCTGCTCGTGCTCTGGACCGGGCTTTCCCTGCTCTGGACGCCCTTCAGCGGCCCGGGCGAGCGATTCGGCAAGGCTGTCGATACGTTGGGACTCGTCGCCGTGGCGACCGGCTTTCTGCCGCTGCGCACCAAGACGTCGAATCTCAATCTTCTGCCGATCGGCGCAGCGATCGCTGCGGTGGCGCTGGTCGCGATCACGCTGCTGCTGAAACCGCAATATTCGATCGAGGACATTCTCGACGTCGGCCCCCTCGCCCGCGCGGGGCTCGGGCTCGCGCTGCTCGTCTGGCCCGCGATGGGCGCGCTCGCCGTGCGCGGCCGCTGGTATTCGGCTGCGGCGCTGGGGGTGGGCACGATCCTCGCCTGTTATCTGTCGAAGGCTCCCAACGCCCTTCCGGCGCTGGCCGGCGGCGCGGTCGTCTTCGCCACCGCCTTCGGCCGCGCCCGGCAGATGTCCATGGCGCTCGCCGCGCTGATGGCGGCGATCATCCTGCTCGCCCCGCTCGCCGCCTTCACGACGCATCTTGTCTGGCCCGAGAGTCCGCCGACATTCTTCAAGCACCTCGCCTTCTGGGGCCACATGATCGCGAGCGATGGGCCGCGCACGCTGATCGGCCATGGCTTCGGCGCCGCGACCTGGGGCGTTCTGGGCGGCTATCTCACGCCGGCGACGCCGCGCAGCCTGATTTTCCAGATCTGGTTCGACCTCGGCGTTCTCGGCGCGGCGGCGCTGGCGCTGGTCGCCGTGCGGGCGAGCCTCGCGGTCGGCGGAACGCGGCCGGCGCTTGCGCCCTTTCTGCTCGGCGGACTTGGCGCCGGCTTCGTCATCTGCCTATTGGGACCGGCGGCGGAGCAGCTCTGGTGGCTGACCCTCGCAGGACTTGACGCCATCGCTTTCGCGCTGGTGACGCGCGGCCAGTTCCGCAAGCGCCGCCCGCGCCTGCCGGCCGGCTGGGGCGCGCCCGCGCAAGAGGGCGCCTGACGAGAGAGCTTTCGTGACCGACTATCCGACTCTGACCTCCAACGTCGAGACCATCGCTCTCGGCGAGGCCGCGGCAGGCGCGGCGTTTCTCGGGGATACGCCCGTTTTCGCGCTGGCCGACGGCCAATTGCGTTTTGGCGATGGTGTGGAGGGGCGGCGCGTTCCTGCGCATCCCGAAGCCTCTATCCTCGTCGTCGCGAGTGACGGGCGCCGCATCGTCACGGGCGGAGACGACGGGCGCGTGGTCACGACCGACGAGAGCGGCGCCTGCGAAACGATCGTCGACGAGAAGGGCAAATGGATCGACGCCGTGGCGCTGCATGAAGGCGCCATCGCCTGGTCGGCGGGTCGCTGGGTGCGGGCGCGCTCGGCCAAAGGCGAGGAGAAATCCCTCGACATACCGTCGACTTCGCGAGGCCTCGCCTTCTTCCCCAAGGGCTACCGCCTCGCCATCGCGCATTACAATGGCGCGACCCTCTGGTTCCCCAACGCCGGCAAGCCGGAATTGCTCAGCTGGAACGGCTCGCATCTCGACGCGACGATTTCGCCGGACGGGCGATTCCTCGTCACCTCCATGCAGGAGAACACGCTCCACGGCTGGCGCGTCGCGGACGGCAAGCACATGCGCATGGCGGGCTATCCGGGGAAGACCCGCAGCTTTTCCTGGTCGCATGACGGGAAATGGCTCGCCACCTCGGGCGCGGACGCCTGCATCATCTGGCCCTTCTCCGGCAAGGACGGCCCCATGGGACAGGCGCCGCGCGAATGCGGCGTGCGCGTGAACGTGCCGGTGACGCGCGTCGCCTTCCATCCCGGCGCGCTGGTCGTCGCCATCGGCTATGACGACGGGCTCGTCATGCTTGCCCGCATCTCCGACGGCTCGGAAATCCTCGTGCGCCGCATGGCGGAGGACTCGAAAAACGCCCGCATCAGCGCGCTCGCATGGGATGCGAGGGGCGCGCGACTTGCTTTCGGCGCGGAGAATGGCGACGCCGGCGTGTTGACGCTGCCGAAGTCTCACGGCTGACAGGGCTCGTCGCGGCGCGGAGCCTTGCTCCGCGCCGGGCGTCTCTACCTTGAAGGCCAGTCACGCTTTCGGTGGCGCGGCGCGCAGATTCAGAGGGCATTTAATGGATTGGGCCGCAAGATGTTGCTTATGCAGAGCAAGGCGGCGCGGTCGATGGCGGTTCTCTGCGTCCCTGAGAGGCCCGAGAATGAATGGCCGCCGAGGAAGGGGATGAATTTGTAGGACACGCCGAGCTGCGACAGTCTGCTGATCAGGGAGAGCGACTGCGACACCGGGACGACCGGATCGAGGGTGCCGTGGACGACGCAGGCGGGCGCCGTCCGTGTGCTCAAAGTGAAGATAGGCGACGCGTTACGATACAGATTCGGAACCACCGGGTAGGGCCGCGCGCCGAACAGAGCCGAAGGCGCAAGCTGCGTATACATTTCAGGCCGGGTGAGATCGGTTGGTCCGAACATGTCCACCACCGCCGACACCTTCGGCGACAGGGCCGGGAAGAAGGCCGCGCGATCGATCCCGCCCGTCATATTCGGGGCCGACGTCGCGAGAGACCCTAGAAACAATGCGAGATGGCCGCCGGCGGAGTCGCCGACAGCGCCGATGCGGGCGGGGTCGATCCGCAACGCGCTCGCATATTGGCGCAGCCAGCGTATCGCCAGCTGCACGTCCTGCAACTGGGCGTTCCATTGAGTCGAGCGATCGCCGTATTTCGCAAGGCGGTAATTGATCGCCACCACATGGAAGCCCGCCCGGGCGTACATTTCTGCGTAGTAGCCGGCGTAGGAAGATTTGTCGCCGCCCTGCCATCCGCCGCCGTGGATCATGACGACGACCGGGTTCACGCCCCTGTTGAGCAGATAAAGATCCGCCTTCTCCTGTTCGCTCACGCCATATCTGACGTCCCTGTAGACGGTCCAGTTCGGCGCCGCGTCGGCGGCGCGCGTTTGTAGCGACGCCAGTATCAGAATGGCGAAAAGACAGAAGATCCTCTTCATTTCTCCAACCTTCGAATTTCCCTCCGCAGCAAGGCGGGAGCATGCATGCCGGGGCGCGGCGGCGATATCGAGCAATGAAATTGCATCGTAAAGATTAGCGTCGCGTTCACGAAAGATGAGAAGTTCGAGGCCGTTACGCGGCGAAACGGCGACGGGGAAGCCGAAAGACGCGCGAACGCGGTCCGTACGGTGTCCGACGCTTGGGCGAGCAGAGCGACTGCGCTAACTAGGACTCATGCAGGCCCGAATCCCGAAGCTCCTCTCCATAGCCGGGTCCGACCCTTCGGGCGGAGCGGGCGTGCAAGCCGACCTCAAGACCTTTTCCGCCTTCAGCTGTTACGGCATGGCGGCGGTCACCGCGCTCACCGCGCAAAACACGCGCGGCGTAACGGCGGCCTTCCCCGTCGCGCCGGACATTGTCGCGGCGCAGATCGAGGCGGTGATGTCGGACATTCGGCCGGACGCCATCAAGATCGGCATGGTCGCAACGCCGGAAATCGCCCGGGCGATAGCCGGCGCGCTGGGGGAAGCGCCGCTAAATGTCGTGCTCGATCCGGTGCTCGTTCCAACGCAGGGCGTCAGCCTCGCCTTGGCAGGTCTGGAGACGGCCCTCTCCACGACGCTGCTGCCCCTCGCCCGGCTCGTCACGCCCAACCTACATGAAGCGAGCGCGCTCACCGACACGCCGCTTGCCCGCACGCTCGATGAAATGGCGGCGCAGGGGCGTCTGCTGACCGACGCCGGCGCGCGCGCCGTGCTTGTTACGGGCGGCGACCTTGCGGGCGAACCCCTCGACGTGCTCGCCGACGGCGCCGAGATCCGCGTTTTCCATGGCCGCCGCGTCGAGACGCGCCACACCCATGGCACAGGCTGCGCGCTCTCCTCCGCCATCGCCGCCGAACTCGCCAAGGGCACGGGGCTCATCGACGCCATCGCCGCGGCGAAGGTCTGGCTGGAGGGCGCTCTGGCGGCGGCGGAGGCGCTCGAATTGGGAGACGGCCGCGGCCCGCCCCATCACTTTTTCGCAATGTGGTCCTAGCGGCCGAGGCTCAGCCGGCGCCGATTACCCGTTCAGCGCCGCCTTGACCGCTGCGCTGGCCTTGGCGAAGTCCATGCGGCCCGTGTATTTCGCCTTGAGCGCGGCGACGACCTTGCCCATGTCCTTGATGGACGCCGCGCCCACCTCGGCGATGGCCGCCTTTATCGCCTCCGCCGCCTCGGCTTCGGTGAGCTGCTGCGGCAGATAGGCGGAGATCACGGCGATTTCGCCGCGCTCCTTCGAAGCGAGATCCTCGCGGCCGGCCTTCTCATAGATGTCGAGCGATTCCTGCCGGCTCTTGATCATCTTCTGAAGCAGGGCCAGCACATCGTCCCCTGTGAGCGTCTTGCCCGCCCCGCGCGCCTCGATATCCTTGTCCTTGAGCGCCGCATTGATGAGGCGCAGGGCGTCCACCTTGGCGCGGTCGCCTGCCTTCATTGCGTCTTTCAGGTCCTGGGTGATCTTCTCGCGCATAGGGTTTCCATTTCGGGGTCGGATGGACTAAATCCACGGTCAACAGGGAATAGAGCGGAACATGAGCGTCAATCAAGACAATGGCTGGACGAAGCCGGTGCACACCGGCGTGCTGGTGCTCGCGAGCGGCGAGGTTATCG contains the following coding sequences:
- a CDS encoding WD40 repeat domain-containing protein — protein: MTDYPTLTSNVETIALGEAAAGAAFLGDTPVFALADGQLRFGDGVEGRRVPAHPEASILVVASDGRRIVTGGDDGRVVTTDESGACETIVDEKGKWIDAVALHEGAIAWSAGRWVRARSAKGEEKSLDIPSTSRGLAFFPKGYRLAIAHYNGATLWFPNAGKPELLSWNGSHLDATISPDGRFLVTSMQENTLHGWRVADGKHMRMAGYPGKTRSFSWSHDGKWLATSGADACIIWPFSGKDGPMGQAPRECGVRVNVPVTRVAFHPGALVVAIGYDDGLVMLARISDGSEILVRRMAEDSKNARISALAWDARGARLAFGAENGDAGVLTLPKSHG
- a CDS encoding alpha/beta hydrolase, with product MKRIFCLFAILILASLQTRAADAAPNWTVYRDVRYGVSEQEKADLYLLNRGVNPVVVMIHGGGWQGGDKSSYAGYYAEMYARAGFHVVAINYRLAKYGDRSTQWNAQLQDVQLAIRWLRQYASALRIDPARIGAVGDSAGGHLALFLGSLATSAPNMTGGIDRAAFFPALSPKVSAVVDMFGPTDLTRPEMYTQLAPSALFGARPYPVVPNLYRNASPIFTLSTRTAPACVVHGTLDPVVPVSQSLSLISRLSQLGVSYKFIPFLGGHSFSGLSGTQRTAIDRAALLCISNILRPNPLNAL
- the thiD gene encoding bifunctional hydroxymethylpyrimidine kinase/phosphomethylpyrimidine kinase translates to MQARIPKLLSIAGSDPSGGAGVQADLKTFSAFSCYGMAAVTALTAQNTRGVTAAFPVAPDIVAAQIEAVMSDIRPDAIKIGMVATPEIARAIAGALGEAPLNVVLDPVLVPTQGVSLALAGLETALSTTLLPLARLVTPNLHEASALTDTPLARTLDEMAAQGRLLTDAGARAVLVTGGDLAGEPLDVLADGAEIRVFHGRRVETRHTHGTGCALSSAIAAELAKGTGLIDAIAAAKVWLEGALAAAEALELGDGRGPPHHFFAMWS
- a CDS encoding GatB/YqeY domain-containing protein, yielding MREKITQDLKDAMKAGDRAKVDALRLINAALKDKDIEARGAGKTLTGDDVLALLQKMIKSRQESLDIYEKAGREDLASKERGEIAVISAYLPQQLTEAEAAEAIKAAIAEVGAASIKDMGKVVAALKAKYTGRMDFAKASAAVKAALNG